From one Cucurbita pepo subsp. pepo cultivar mu-cu-16 unplaced genomic scaffold, ASM280686v2 Cp4.1_scaffold000399, whole genome shotgun sequence genomic stretch:
- the LOC111785194 gene encoding uncharacterized protein LOC111785194 isoform X1, with amino-acid sequence MAISLICDRWRAMASTAVLALLLIFQSIKANDFNNLCLLFSCPFGLGSFLSVSAIFISVLCWVTSDFVMAENVCLEVKYTMEEEPVKLLGMRLSRLDVIMIVGGSRLFLTMDGHFTFLPCIIPKDFSEITEEVSVCSGDSIQSAIFFSTAPRDSDSLFLFLKI; translated from the exons atGGCCATTTCTCTGATATGTGATCGTTGGAGGGCTATGGCCTCCACTGCTGTTCTTGCTCTGCTGCTCATCTTTCAATCTATAAAGGCCAATGATTTCAATAACCTTTGTCTCCTCTTCTCTTGCccatttgggttgggttcttTCCTTTCTGTTTCTGCGATTTTCATTTCTGTTCTTTGTTGGGTTACTTCAGATTTTGTAATGGCTGAAAATGTGTGCTTAGAAGTGAAGTACACTATGGAAGAGGAACCTGTAAAGCTTCTGGGAATGAGACTTTCTCGTTTGGATGTGATTATGATTGTGGGTGGAAGCAGGCTCTTTCTGACGATGGATGGTCACTTCACGTTTCTCCCCTGCATTATACCCAAAG ATTTCTCAGAAATTACAGAAGAGGTGTCTGTCTGTTCCGGAGATTCGATTCAATCGGCCATCTTTTTTTCCACTGCTCCTCGGGATTCAGACTCACTCTTTCTCTTCCTCAAAATATAA